A DNA window from Thiobacillus denitrificans ATCC 25259 contains the following coding sequences:
- a CDS encoding helix-turn-helix domain-containing protein: MEKEKGHPQAAQNTQPDHNDNSAHSQSMRLLAAFEARRSVTTIEARGDLDILMSAARVFELSARGFEIVTIWTNAPTECGRRHRVARYVLMKVAP, encoded by the coding sequence ATGGAAAAAGAGAAAGGCCACCCGCAGGCAGCCCAAAACACCCAACCCGACCACAACGACAATTCAGCCCACTCACAAAGCATGCGCTTGCTCGCAGCGTTTGAAGCTCGACGCTCGGTAACGACCATTGAAGCGAGAGGCGATCTCGATATTCTGATGTCGGCCGCCCGCGTGTTCGAGCTGAGCGCGAGGGGCTTCGAGATTGTAACGATATGGACGAATGCGCCGACCGAGTGCGGGCGTAGGCATCGCGTTGCCCGCTATGTGTTGATGAAGGTGGCGCCATGA
- a CDS encoding helix-turn-helix transcriptional regulator: protein MNGIQNLDAMPDCGFVAVRSLAAWLGVSQVTVWRWAKAGRLPAPRKLGKGTTRWNVGEVRAALASLAG, encoded by the coding sequence ATGAACGGTATCCAGAATCTAGACGCCATGCCGGACTGCGGCTTCGTTGCGGTGCGCTCACTGGCGGCATGGCTTGGAGTTTCGCAAGTCACTGTTTGGCGTTGGGCAAAGGCGGGGAGACTGCCTGCCCCGCGCAAATTGGGTAAAGGTACAACCCGTTGGAACGTCGGCGAAGTCCGGGCGGCGCTTGCCAGCCTAGCAGGCTGA